The Synergistes jonesii genomic sequence GTCTGGAACGGCCTTACCGACGACTACCACCCCACGCAGGTACTCGCCGACTTCCTCACGATTCGCGAGAACTTCGGGCGCCTCAAAGGCATCAAACTCGTCTACGTCGGCGACGGCCGCAACAACGTCGCCAACTCGCTGATGATTGGAGCGGCCAAGATGGGCATGCGCTTCGTCGTAGGCACGCCGAAAGAGCTATACCCCGACCCCGCCCTCGTAGAAGAGTGCGAAAAGATAGCGAAAGAGTGCGAATCGGGCGCGACGATCGAAGTATTCGAAGACCCGAAAGTCGCCGTCAAGGACGCTGACGTCATCTACACGGACGTCTGGGCGTCGATGGGCGAAGAAGCGAAGACAGAGGAGCGCAAAAAGCTTCTCAAGCCGTATCAGGTCAACATGGAGCTTGTCAAAGCGACGGGCAACGAAGACGTCATCTTCCTGCACTGCCTCCCCGCCGTCAAGGGCAACGAAGTGACCGAAGAAGTCTTCGAATCGCGCCACGCGAGACAATTCGACGAAGCCGAAAACCGCATGCACACGATCAAAGCGGTCATGGTGGCGAGCATAGGAAATTTCTAATTTCTAAATTTTTGGATTGATAGAAGCCTA encodes the following:
- the argF gene encoding ornithine carbamoyltransferase, whose product is MPVNLRNRNLISLKHHTPEEIDYLLSLAADLKNKKRAGIKGNLLDRKNVALIFEKPSTRTRCAFTVAAIDEGGHPEYLGKNDIQLGHKEDVADTARVLGRMFDGIEFRGFSQKVVEDLAKYAGVPVWNGLTDDYHPTQVLADFLTIRENFGRLKGIKLVYVGDGRNNVANSLMIGAAKMGMRFVVGTPKELYPDPALVEECEKIAKECESGATIEVFEDPKVAVKDADVIYTDVWASMGEEAKTEERKKLLKPYQVNMELVKATGNEDVIFLHCLPAVKGNEVTEEVFESRHARQFDEAENRMHTIKAVMVASIGNF